GAAGACATATCAGGTATTTTTCCATACCACATAAAATCAGGAGTTTTCCCAAGTAGGGGCACAGAAGGAGACAAATTTATAAGATGAGCAGCAGTTAAGACAGCTTCCCCCCAAAAAGTTTTAGGTAACCCAGAGCTAATCAATAAACATCTAACTTTATCAAGTAGTGTACGATTCATACGTTCAGCAATTCCATTTTGTTGGGGGGTATAGGGATTTGTTTTGTGTCTTTTTATACCACATTCCTCACACATATCAGAAAAACTTTTGTTGCAGAATTCAAGCCCATTATCTGTCCTAAGTGATTTTAACTTTATTCCCATTTGATtctcaacaaaaattttacatttcctaaatttttcaaaaacttcagaTTTACGTCTCATCAAGAAGACAAACACTTTACgggaaaaattatcaataatagaaAGGAAATAACGATTTCCACCATGGGTGGGTGTATTACTAGGACCTCAAACATCAGCATGCACATAGTCTAAGATACATGGAGACATAGACGGATTAGGGGATGGGGATGCAGGAAAATGAACTCTATGTTGTTTGCCCATGacacattcatcacaaaattctattttgtCAATTCTATTATTTAGAATACCATCTCTTTTTAGAAAATCAAGGCCTTTTTGGCTAATATGGCCTAATCTCTTATGCCACAAAGTAGTGAAATCACAATTAGAGATTGATGCAGCAAAGTTATCATATGATGCAGTACATATGTAAAGATTTCGTTTTCTTTCAGCTTTGAAAACAACTAATGatcctttcataattttcatgagGCCTTTGCCCCATCTACCTTCTAAATCATTTTCTTCTAATGCAGCACATGATATTAGATTATGACTTAGGTCAGGAACGTATctgacatttttcaaaatcattttataacCTTCAAAACAAAGTGAGATGTCACCAAGACCCTTAATCtcacatttttttctcatttgccattgaaacaaaaccaatgtgctcatatttcaaatttgtaaaaatttttttgaaaggaCTCATGTGAAATGTGCAACCAGAATCTATAAGCCACTCATGCATATCAAATGTATTCACAGAATTTACTTCATAAACAACAAACACTTCACCATTAGACTCAATAGACACATTATTGATTTGTTCTTTATCATCATAGTTTCTATTCTCACGTCTAGGTTTTCTGCAATCTTTAATATAGTGACCTTTAGTACCACAATTATAACAGCGTCTATCTTTGACTTTGTTATCCCTAAGGTTTGTTTCTCTTGGTTTTGACTTactcctataatttttatttctacttcTGCTTCTATTATTATATCGAGAATTAGGATTCCTAAACTTAGACCTACCCCTAACAAAATTAATCTCATATTGATTCTGGCTCGGTTTATCAGTCTTAAGGTCTAGTTCTTTACTCTTTAGTCCATTTACTACAATTTCTATATTAACACTGTCCCTACCGTATTTTATGGCAGCCTTAACATCAGAATATGATTCAGGAATAGCATTTAACAGTACAATGGGagaatattcatcaatgtATTTGTCACCAGTGTGTTTAATATCCTGAATTAGCTTAGTAAAGTCGTCAAGATTTTCATCGATATTCTTGGACAGATCAAGTTTATATCTaaagaatttttctaataaaaacaGTTTATTAGGAAGAGAAATTTCAGTGTACAGTTCTTCAAGTTTATCCCATAAAGCTTTAGAAGATTCTAACTTTCCAACTTTCCGTAAAACAGTATCGgacaaatttaaaagaatagagGAATATGCaaactcatcattttcttgtttcttttcttcagaaatgtTTTCCACATATTTGCCATCAATGGCTTTAAtaactttttgttgaataagaatacctttcatcttttgttgccATATAGAAAAATCAGATTTTCCATCAAAGGGTTGGAGACTGTACCCAGCCATTTTGAAAAcgtttttaaaagattttgtcCGAGTTTTGAGGTTAAAACAGGAAAGTCTCGAAAACCGCAGATACAGAATAATTTCTACCAAATATtctggaaaaataaaaggttatAGAAACCAATGTAAATCTCAGAAAGGATATACACCAAACCTAGAAATCACAGAGGTATAGCAGTAACAAAGAATATACACGCACAGATAGTATACTCGGTTAAgcagaaaacaaagaaataggCCGCAGGACAGTTATCACCGATCCTCAAGAAATAAAgtgagaaaaaacaaaaaagagtaaCATCAGTTAATATAGCAGTAAACAGAGAAATAGAACCGAGGCTCACCAGTCTAAGTCCCGTctagatacccgacgacctcaagGGTCCGACCAAGAGGGATATTAGGGGGCTATACCACGGTAAACAGGAATATGGACAGTAATAATAAAAGCAGTAATATGAACGGAAAAATAAACGGAATAGAGAACCAGAGGAGGGGTTTATCAGAAGTTACCACCACCACGGATCTGCACGGATCAGATTGTAGGCTttgataccactgtagggtATAACCCTCCAGTGGTACTCTTCTTTCACAACAAATCCTACCAACTATTACAACCAGACTGGAGTATAAATTCCTTAAAAATTACAACCCGAAGAATGTTgcagaaatgaaataatacaacaaaacagTCAAGGAAAAGATATCAGTTTGAAAATGGCTCAGGTATTTAGCCAGATCCAAGTATAAAGGGACTCGGTCACCAAAGTACCGTTCCCAACCAGAAGGCCCTCACAACCACGGTTGCACCTCTCCGAAAACTACCCGAGAAAGGACTCAGATCACACAGATCCGAAGAGACACCAGTCAACCAAACACTCACAGCAATATCACAGAGATTTATCGGAAGggtgagaagaagaaaacagatTTCTGTTGCAACGTCCCCGAAGGAGGAATGAAGGCCCCCTTTATATAACACCCTCAAGTAACGGCTGAAAGGTTATGGCCGTTGGGCGGTTTCCTTGAAGCCATTAGATTGGCATCGGAAACCGGCCGAACGGTTGCCGTTTCAACCACCATCGGAAGGTAGAcgagagaagagagaagagaagagtcGGCGGAGAGTAGTGTGAAGTGAGAGAGGGAAAATATCATATTAGGGTTAGGAAATAGTATATAAGGGAGTTGACCGGGTCGGGTAGCCGTTTGGGTCGGGTAGCCGGGTAGGGCCTCCAAGTGGTTAGTGGGCCTTTAGGTTTTGGGCTTCGGTTTTTGGGCCATATATTCTTAACACATATgatgcttctacatatgtacgaacaaaatttattttctctactTATTCCAATTAAGCTAATGTTCGAGAAGTTAGTGtgaacattaaaatattaaatcctACTTATTTATATAGGTATAAAAATACAGTTTCTATCCTGTAATTTATGAGGGGttgtcattttttgtcctatacaaattataaaaattagtttttacaagactaaaattatcaaaattataaaattaatagaattaaaattactaaactaattcgtgttatcaataaaatataagtcaAAATACTATGGGTGTGCAGGTGGATATATATGAACAAACATATATCCGGAGTTcttgaataaagttgaaaattaaatcaatttattctcGATTGcatttgaggttgatgaataaatgtgtaatacgaatatattagtataagacGACTAACACGATTTGTGATCGCATGTTAACATTTATGATATCTATAGAAGCGTATTAATCATCGctatattcttgaatatgaACGAGGAATAAGATGTGTGATTAATTCTTGTAACATTTATCTAAGTTAATAAAACTCATATACGTCCATTTATGGAGCTTCCATCAACGAAATATTTTGTCCAAGTTAccaaattaaactttatttatagaattattttgaaatataaactcatatcaatttaaagCTCGTGTCAGTACAATTAATAAGATCAAGAATAGTTCCAAAgtatcttaattttaaatgtgaatatattaatgattcTTGTATCAATATAGTATAATATTGTCTTGTGCGATCCTATCTATATcaagtaaaaattcatgtcCCGTGTATTTATCATGATCGTTAAGGAAAAAATCGTGTACCTGGAATTACTATGGTCTACTAAAGAAGTTATTATGTTGATCCAGTCTAAAACCAATGTCCGTACAATTAGGGTACAAACATTATCTCATGCTTTcactaacaaaatatatatgtatcttcatttatatgaacaattagtatgatcaaAAAAATTCTGTAGTCCTACTGATATACTGAGTTAAATTCAAGGTGGTtcaattagtatgaaagcatGATTATTTAATGCTTTGatcaatgaaatataaatgtaatccTATTATACCAATTAAAATTCATGTCCGTGCGATTAAAATgatcaacaagaaatatacataatcCTTTTTGCAACTAGTTAAAACTTGCCAATACATTTAGTACGATCAAGAAAACATGTAATCCCTacttgttataatttgtagCACACTGACTTATTAAAAGGCCGACAATTGTTCCGATTCGCTAGTTGTTTGTAGTAGCTACTACAATGGCACTGGATGGAGTACCGACAGTCGGTTTTGgatctatattttctttgcaAATGAAACGAGCCACAATGTTCGTACTAAGCACCAACACCAATTTCTCCGATGCTTCATTGGCATCTCCACCACATCGAAGGAATACCTCTTTGGCGATCAACCGATAGATTTGCCACCCGAATTCCTCCCTGATcctcaaaatcttttcaactTGACGGCAAGCTAATTTGCAAGTGTTtatcttaatttcatcaatagcTGTCTTAAGAATCTTAGTCCTAGTTTCACCATCGACAAAACCCTCACTCCTGAAAAACTCATCCATCTCGGGGACCCCAATGGCACACCTAATCCCATAATCATAGTCACGAATTTTTGGCCCTTGTAGACCTGAATTTTGTCCGAGTTGATGACATCTGCCCCGGAACGGGTGGCTAGGTCTATCGCCAGGCAATTGTTTGAAACACTAGTTGTTTCGGGGCAGATGTCATCAACTCGAACAAAATTCAGGTCTACAAGGGCCTAGACATAGTAACGAATAAGGTCAGCAATGAGGAATGTCGCGGTGTGCCACACCACTTGGTCGGAATCATTGCTCCCGAGGTGGATTTCTTTGTACATGATTTTGTGCATCATGCATTGCTGGCTACTGATGCCATCATACGAAAGAATCGGTTGACAATCATTGTTGGAGGGTCCGATTCCTTCATACAGGCACTTGTCAATGACAACACTGAGTTTCCCTCCAAGTACGAGTGTTGCTTTCTCTAGATGGACATGGCGATCCCGGTCTTGCATTCATACATGTCGAATAGTGTTGATCAGATGGTGGATAGCGGGATGGTGGAGGAGGGTAAGGCAttttttgacccaaaaatACGTGACTGTGATTATGGGATTAGGTGTGCCATTGGGGTCCCCGAGATGGATGAGTTCTTCAGGAATGAGGGTCTTGTCGGTGGTGAAACTAGGGCTAAGCTTCTTAAGGCAgctattgatgaaattaaaatgaacAGATGCAAATTAGCTTGCCGTCAAGttaaaaagattttgaggatgagggaggaattCGGGTGGCAAATCCATCGGTTGATCGCCACAGAGGTATTCCTTCAACGTGGTGGAGATGCCAATGAAGCATGGGAGAAATTGGTGCTGGTGCCTAGTACGAACATTGTGGCTCGTTTCATTTGCAAAGAAAACATAGATCCGAAATCGACTGTCGGTTCTCCATCCAGTGCCATTGCAATAGCTACTACAAACAACTAGTggattacatcttttgttgatcgtacAAAATGTATCGGCAAATTTTAACTAATcgcaaataggattatatatatttcttgttgatgtacaaagggataaattaaatcaaattgttCGCAATTGCATTTGGgattaatgaattaatgtataatgcgaatatattaatataagacgACTAACACGAATTCTGATCGCATGTTAACGTTTATCATATCGTAAAAGCATATTGATCATTGctatattctttaatattaacGAGGAATaagtt
This Sesamum indicum cultivar Zhongzhi No. 13 linkage group LG5, S_indicum_v1.0, whole genome shotgun sequence DNA region includes the following protein-coding sequences:
- the LOC110012028 gene encoding adenylate isopentenyltransferase 5, chloroplastic-like codes for the protein MDEFFRSEGFVDGETRTKILKTAIDEIKINTCKLACRQVEKILRIREEFGWQIYRLIAKEVFLRCGGDANEASEKLVLVLSTNIVARFICKENIDPKPTVGTPSSAIVVATTNN
- the LOC105162351 gene encoding adenylate isopentenyltransferase 5, chloroplastic-like, whose amino-acid sequence is MAIPVLHSYMSNSVDQMVDSGMVEEGKAFFDPKIRDCDYGIRCAIGVPEMDEFFRNEGLVGGETRAKLLKAAIDEIKMNRCKLACRQVKKILRMREEFGWQIHRLIATEVFLQRGGDANEAWEKLVLVPSTNIVARFICKENIDPKSTVGSPSSAIAIATTNN